A stretch of the Streptomyces sp. NBC_01428 genome encodes the following:
- a CDS encoding carboxyl transferase domain-containing protein, with protein sequence MTERFSAREAIAQVTDSFAELPSPEGKSGPDGPLAWDGYDAARARAADRTGEEESVVCGTATFGTASFGTTTDGREPLGPVTAVLVAFEFGFLGGSLGERTGARLEAAHTHARAHGLPVVTLVATGGSRMQEGMVALTQLQRVARQSELTREAGLPQVAVVRDPTTGGGWATLGAGADVTLALPGAQVAFAGSRVRPADADPAAYTAQAQLAAGAVDALVPREVLRETLALWLDLLGRPSAEPAPVPAALGVGGLPATGWDAVERARAGGRPRADAYLDAYFTRRATIRGDRCGGTDDGMECGFGRTRDGRTVAFAAQRGTATRPAGYRTAARLVRLAGRLGVPVLTLVDTPGAANDAEAEGQGAGPAIADLFAAVATARTPVTTLVIGEGGSGGALALAAPGNTWATPDSYFSVIAPEAAAAILKRPAGEVHATADQLRVRPQDLLELGVIRGIAEPFRG encoded by the coding sequence GTGACTGAACGCTTCTCGGCCCGCGAGGCCATCGCCCAGGTCACCGACAGTTTCGCCGAACTCCCCTCCCCCGAGGGGAAGTCCGGCCCGGACGGCCCGCTGGCGTGGGACGGGTACGACGCGGCGCGGGCCCGCGCGGCCGACCGCACCGGCGAGGAGGAGTCCGTCGTCTGCGGCACGGCGACGTTCGGGACGGCGAGTTTCGGCACGACGACCGACGGCAGGGAGCCGCTCGGACCGGTCACCGCCGTCCTGGTCGCCTTCGAGTTCGGCTTCCTCGGCGGTTCCCTCGGCGAGCGCACCGGGGCCCGCCTGGAGGCGGCCCACACGCACGCCCGCGCCCACGGGCTGCCCGTCGTCACGCTCGTCGCCACCGGCGGCAGCAGGATGCAGGAGGGCATGGTCGCCCTGACCCAGCTCCAGCGCGTCGCGCGGCAGTCGGAGCTCACCCGGGAGGCCGGGCTCCCGCAGGTCGCCGTCGTGCGCGACCCGACGACCGGCGGCGGCTGGGCCACGCTCGGCGCGGGCGCCGACGTCACCCTGGCGCTGCCCGGCGCCCAGGTCGCCTTCGCCGGCTCCCGCGTCCGGCCGGCCGACGCGGACCCGGCCGCGTACACGGCCCAGGCGCAGCTCGCGGCCGGCGCGGTCGACGCGCTGGTCCCCCGCGAGGTGCTGCGGGAGACGCTGGCCCTCTGGCTGGACCTGCTCGGCCGTCCGTCCGCCGAACCGGCCCCCGTCCCGGCCGCGTTGGGTGTCGGCGGGCTGCCCGCCACCGGCTGGGACGCGGTGGAGCGCGCCCGCGCCGGCGGACGTCCGCGTGCCGACGCCTATCTGGACGCGTACTTCACCCGCCGGGCGACGATCCGCGGCGACCGCTGCGGCGGCACCGACGACGGCATGGAGTGCGGCTTCGGCCGCACGCGCGACGGGCGGACGGTCGCGTTCGCCGCCCAGCGCGGGACGGCGACCCGTCCCGCGGGGTACCGCACCGCCGCCCGGCTGGTCCGGCTGGCGGGCCGGCTCGGCGTCCCGGTGCTGACGCTGGTGGACACCCCGGGCGCGGCGAACGACGCGGAGGCCGAGGGGCAGGGGGCCGGGCCGGCGATCGCCGACCTGTTCGCCGCGGTGGCGACCGCCCGGACGCCGGTCACGACGCTGGTGATCGGGGAGGGCGGCTCGGGCGGCGCACTGGCCTTGGCCGCGCCCGGCAACACGTGGGCCACGCCGGACAGTTACTTCTCCGTCATCGCTCCGGAGGCGGCCGCTGCGATCCTCAAGCGGCCCGCCGGCGAGGTCCACGCGACCGCCGACCAGCTCCGCGTCCGGCCGCAGGACCTGCTGGAGCTCGGCGTGATCCGGGGCATCGCGGAGCCCTTCCGGGGGTGA
- a CDS encoding acyl-CoA synthetase, translating to MFSLFPALVSGSVADRSALRFGHRSLTYAELAASAGALAARLDGVGRVAVWATPTLETAVGVVAALLAGVPAVPLNPKSGVAELGHILGDSAPSLVLAAPGETLPAPLAALRRIDVEVPGTGGAGPAAPPDVPDTADAGGSDAFGSAGSVTDPTAPALVVYTSGTTGPPKGAVIPRRAVASTLDALAHAWQWTGDDVLVHGLPLFHVHGLILGVLGPLRRGGSVRHLGRFSTEGVARELDAGATMLFGVPTMYHRIAEELDGNPELAAALGRARLLVSGSAALPLHDHERITAATGRRVVERYGMTETLMNTSVRADAEGRPGTVGVPLPGVGLRLVEEDGTTIAGYEADGTPTGAYDGTSVGEIQVRGPNLFTEYLHRPDATAAAYTADGWFRTGDMAVLDPDGAVRIVGRKATDLIKSGGYKIGAGEIENALLDHPGVREAAVAAEPDADLGERVAAWIVPADPDRPPSAGELADHVAGSLAPHKRPRTVRFLDELPRNDMGKILKRELPRD from the coding sequence GTGTTCTCCCTCTTCCCGGCCCTGGTGAGCGGCTCGGTCGCGGACCGGTCCGCGCTGCGCTTCGGTCATCGGTCCCTGACGTACGCGGAACTCGCCGCCTCCGCAGGGGCGCTGGCCGCGCGGCTCGACGGTGTCGGGCGGGTCGCCGTGTGGGCGACCCCGACCCTGGAGACGGCCGTGGGCGTCGTCGCCGCGCTGCTCGCCGGAGTGCCGGCGGTGCCGCTCAACCCGAAGTCGGGAGTGGCGGAACTGGGGCACATCCTCGGTGACAGCGCGCCGTCCCTGGTGCTCGCCGCCCCGGGTGAGACCCTGCCCGCCCCGCTCGCGGCACTGCGCAGGATCGACGTCGAGGTCCCCGGCACGGGCGGCGCCGGCCCGGCGGCGCCGCCGGATGTTCCGGACACGGCCGACGCCGGCGGGTCCGACGCCTTCGGGTCCGCCGGTTCGGTCACCGACCCCACGGCTCCGGCCCTCGTCGTGTACACCTCGGGGACCACCGGCCCGCCCAAGGGTGCCGTCATCCCGCGGCGGGCGGTCGCCTCGACGCTGGACGCGCTCGCCCACGCCTGGCAGTGGACCGGCGACGACGTCCTCGTGCACGGACTGCCCCTGTTCCATGTGCACGGGCTGATCCTCGGCGTGCTGGGCCCGCTGCGGCGCGGCGGGTCCGTGCGGCACCTCGGGAGGTTCAGCACCGAAGGGGTGGCGCGGGAGCTGGACGCCGGGGCGACCATGCTGTTCGGGGTGCCGACGATGTACCACCGGATCGCCGAGGAACTCGACGGGAATCCGGAGCTGGCGGCGGCGCTCGGCCGGGCGCGGCTGCTCGTGTCGGGGTCCGCGGCGCTGCCGCTGCACGACCACGAACGGATCACGGCCGCGACGGGCCGCCGGGTCGTCGAGCGGTACGGGATGACGGAGACGCTGATGAACACCAGCGTGCGGGCGGACGCGGAGGGCCGGCCCGGCACGGTGGGCGTTCCGCTGCCCGGGGTCGGACTGCGGCTCGTCGAGGAGGACGGGACGACGATCGCCGGGTACGAGGCCGACGGCACCCCGACCGGCGCGTACGACGGCACGAGCGTGGGCGAGATCCAGGTGCGGGGACCGAACCTGTTCACCGAGTACCTGCACCGGCCCGACGCGACGGCCGCCGCGTACACCGCGGACGGCTGGTTCCGTACCGGCGACATGGCGGTCCTCGATCCGGACGGCGCCGTCCGGATCGTCGGCCGCAAGGCCACCGACCTGATCAAGAGCGGCGGTTACAAGATCGGCGCGGGGGAGATCGAGAACGCGCTGCTCGACCACCCCGGTGTGCGCGAGGCCGCCGTCGCCGCGGAGCCCGACGCCGACCTCGGCGAGCGGGTGGCCGCCTGGATCGTGCCGGCCGACCCGGACCGTCCGCCGTCCGCCGGGGAGCTGGCCGATCATGTGGCCGGCAGCCTCGCGCCGCACAAGCGGCCGCGCACGGTGCGGTTCCTGGACGAGCTGCCCCGCAACGACATGGGCAAGATCCTCAAGAGGGAGCTGCCCCGTGACTGA